From Etheostoma spectabile isolate EspeVRDwgs_2016 chromosome 19, UIUC_Espe_1.0, whole genome shotgun sequence, the proteins below share one genomic window:
- the tnfsf12 gene encoding tumor necrosis factor ligand superfamily member 12: MHRILQRRRVRKLRVFWASLALVALSLAACSALFTAWTWRQTRDLSQSFKILQDRMEQVNTQRKAIVQLILEKRELLVGQRVKRDGGALRGRNGNGKKAASHFEITKVSSQQVGEGGVIKGWEERTLNMSKAVRYNKEQGTFTVEKAGVYFLFCQVLFNEQQSQYVKLDVVTIGQRPQKLQCMEGYGTTPSAGPHPFHFLKPCQVSGLLRLDKGTELQAITGSSFRLHTLGNPSASPHIFSIFKVN; this comes from the exons ATGCATCGGATTCTGCAGAGGAGGCGAGTGCGCAAGCTGCGGGTCTTCTGGGCTTCTCTGGCCCTGGTGGCTCTGTCTCTGGCCGCATGCAGCGCGCTTTTTACGGCATGGACTTGGCGACAGACGCGGGACTTGTCTCAGTCCTTTAAGATCCTGCAGGACCGAATggagcag GTCAATACACAGAGGAAGGCCATTGTTCAGCTAATTCTGGAGAAGAGAGAGCTGCTGGTGGGGCAGCGCGTGAAGAGAGATG GGGGGGCGCTGCGAGGGAGGAATGGAAATGGAAAGAAAGCGGCGTCTCATTTTGAGA TAACCAAAGTCTCTTCTCAGCAAG tgggaGAGGGTGGTGTGATAAAGGGTTGGGAAGAGAGGACGTTGAATATGAGCAAAGCGGTGAGGTACAACAAGGAACAAGGCACCTTCACTGTGGAGAAAGCGGGCGTCTACTTCCTGTTCTGCCAG GTGTTGTTCAACGAGCAGCAGTCTCAGTATGTGAAGCTGGATGTGGTGACCATAGGCCAGAGGCCTCAGAAGTTGCAGTGCATGGAGGGTTATGGGACGACTCCGTCCGCCGGGCCGCACCCGTTCCACTTCCTGAAGCCCTGCCAGGTGTCCGGCCTCCTGCGACTGGACAAAGGCACGGAGCTGCAGGCCATCACGGGCTCGTCCTTCAGACTCCATACTCTGGGCAATCCTTCAGCCTCGCCTCACATCTTCAGCATCTTTAAAGTGAACTGA
- the sat2a.1 gene encoding diamine acetyltransferase 2 gives MDFSIRASNVEDCKDIARMIVELAEYEKVADRVKITQRDLEQDGFSKNPFFHGIVAEVPEQHKTKEGHTKIGYALYFYSYSSWSGRAIYMEDLYVMPEFRGAGIGKALMSKVAQLGMAAGCNQLNFTVLNWNKPSMDFYLSQGSFDVTADMGYHCMRCEGEALERLAQP, from the exons ATGGACTTCTCTATCCGTGCATCCAACGTGGAGGACTGCAAGGACATCGCGCGGATGATCGTG GAGTTGGCTGAATATGAGAAAGTTGCAGATCGTGTCAAAATTACACAGAGAG ACTTGGAGCAGGACGGCTTCTCCAAGAACCCGTTCTTCCATGGGATTGTCGCTGAGGTGCCAGAACAGCACAAAACCAAAGAAG gCCACACAAAGATAGGATATGCACTTTACTTTTATTCCTACAGCTCATGGTCGGGCAGAGCCATTTATATGGAGGACTTGTACGTGATGCCTGAGTTTAGAG GCGCGGGCATTGGTAAAGCACTTATGAGCAAGGTAGCTCAG CTGGGGATGGCTGCCGGCTGCAACCAGCTTAACTTCACTGTCCTGAACTGGAACAAACCATCTATGGACTTTTACCTCAGCCAGGGCAGCTTCGACGTCACAGCTGACATGGGCTACCACTGTATGCGCTGCGAAGGAGAGGCGTTGGAGCGCCTGGCCCAGCCATAA
- the si:dkey-19b23.8 gene encoding low density lipoprotein receptor adapter protein 1 — translation MKLWPDKSSGCNFAPFVEEKWKCGRGSEEDQLTTGRYASAKISSKPTLKRTMSLNTFHLMQTLKNSPAALRRRFRRDRTESLSHGDPLFKVHYLGTEKIFSLDREQAQDAISRLLGGIANGKKLSKDHALVVRPRYVEVKELSTGRQLTKTYLQDIAYCAADANRPNVFLYICKHQGQQLQCRVFWCSRAERALDMTACLAHSFQRALSDLQDGSATLQPGEVKGKRREESPKSATLLKSSTLPSSLRKVRWKKRGSVSHSPLRAITRRGSASDSWN, via the exons ATGAAACTGTGGCCAG ataAAAGCAGTGGATGCAACTTTGCTCCATTTGTAGAAGAAAAGTGGAAGTGTGGGAGAGGCTCTGAAGAGGACCAGCTGACCACCGGCAGATACGCCTCAGCTAAAATTTCCTCCAAACCCACCCTGAAACGTACAATGTCTCTCAACACATTTCACCTCATGCAGACTCTTAAGAACTCTCCAGCTGCGCTACGTCGCCGCTTTCGCCGCGACCGCACAGAATCATTATCCCACGGAGACCCTCTTTTTAAGGTCCACTATCTGGGCACAGAGAAAATCTTCTCTCTGGATCGAGAGCAGGCCCAGGACGCTATTAGCCGCCTGCTGGGAGGTATTGCAAATGGGAAAAAGCTGAGCAAAGATCACGCCCTGGTGGTACGCCCAAGGTATGTCGAGGTCAAGGAACTGAGTACAGGTCGGCAGCTAACTAAGACCTACCTGCAGGACATTGCGTACTGTGCCGCGGACGCCAACCGGCCCAATGTCTTTTTGTACATCTGCAAACATCAGGGTCAGCAGCTGCAGTGTCGCGTGTTCTGGTGCAGCCGTGCAGAGCGGGCACTAGACATGACGGCTTGTCTGGCACATTCTTTCCAGCGAGCACTGAGTGACTTGCAGGACGGCTCGGCCACGCTGCAGCCAGGAGAGGTGAAGGGGAAACGCAGAGAGGAGTCGCCCAAATCTGCCACCCTCTTAAAGAGCTCCACGTTGCCATCCAGCCTGCGAAAAG ttcgCTGGAAGAAGAGGGGCTCTGTGTCCCACAGCCCTCTCAGAGCCATCACGAGAAGAGGATCTGCCTCTGACAGCTGGAACTGA
- the si:dkey-19b23.7 gene encoding uncharacterized protein si:dkey-19b23.7 → MSSGSKREREQRRKLQHFLSDLALLGSLQGFKYFQPWLRGKEELLLTVVNEDLGWRSPGFVVSRASSHSSTSSCNSSDVSSSSSSPSLDSQSSSPLPGEPPGPQDPPLHTHAKTQPQTVRDPSGEEHLLPASPSEREIAVPEVNCTLFLLAGYVKYGRPYAWIRSNHERLVNIGGTDSMVKDTPMKLKSIADWQTRGIHVWDVISELVCLCTVPSPSNPFALDMRYIKSLPLPDRFLVTGALLNFLEMYVVYGNRDELHYDKVVEEVKPLRRLHVQSLLELQRHRESSGLVRSPTVQDPSGEE, encoded by the exons ATGAGCAGCGGTAGT AAACGAGAGAGGGAGCAGAGGaggaaactgcagcactttCTAAGTGACCTGGCCTTACTTGGATCATTACAG gGCTTTAAATACTTCCAGCCTTGGCTAAGAGGGAAAGAGGAGTTGCTGTTGACAGTTGTTAATGAAGATCTG GGTTGGCGTTCCCCAGGGTTTGTGGTCTCCAGAGCCTCCTCCCACTCCTCCACCAGCAGCTGTAACAGCAGCGATgtctcctccagcagcagctccCCCAGCCTGGACAGCCAGAGCAGCTCTCCCCTGCCCGGGGAGCCTCCAGGCCCACAAGACCCTCCGTTGCACACACACGCCAAGACACAGCCACAGACTGTCAG GGACCCCAGCGGTGAGGAGCATCTCCTCCCAGCCTCTcccagtgagagagagatagccGTACCT GAGGTGAATTGCACTCTGTTTTTACTGGCCGGCTACGTCAAGTACGGACGCCCGTACGCCTGGATACGCTCTAATCACGAGCGCCTGGTCAACATCGGAGGCACCGATTCGATGGTTAAGGACACGCCCATGAAACTGAAGTCCATTGCAGACTGGCAGACACGAG GGATTCACGTGTGGGACGTCATCAGTGAGCTGGTGTGTCTGTGCACCGTTCCGTCTCCCTCCAACCCCTTCGCCCTGGACATGCGTTACATCAAAAGTCTTCCCCTCCCTGACCGCTTCCTCGTCACAGGTGCTCTCCTCAACTTCCTGGAGATGTACGTGGTTTACGGAAACCGGGACGAGTTGCACTATGACAAAG TGGTGGAGGAGGTAAAGCCTCTGAGGCGTCTTCACGTCCAGTCCCTGCTGGAGTTACAGCGACACAGGGAGAGCTCGGGATTGGTCCGTAGTCCCACAGTGCAGGACCCTTCTGGAGAGGAGTGA